The DNA region ACAGTCTTTGGTTTGGTCCCCGCCTTGCTCAGCACGAACGTGGCAATCCGCTTATCAATATAACACTTCGACAACGCAGCCGCCAGCGTGAACCCACCAAGCAACAACATGATGACCGGCGTCCACATGGCCGCAAACACGGCAGCCGTGGCGTCCTTGGCACCCAACCGCTTGTGAGGCTCGTCCTTGTCCAAGAAAACCTGCAACACCACGCACAAGAACGGAATCGTCAACGACGTCACAAACAGCGGGATCGCCTCCGTCGCCCAGAGCAAGCTGACAAACACCAGAATGGCCAGACAGTTCTGCTGCTCAGGCTTCTCCATGATCGGAACCAGCAGCATGGCCACAAAGACGGCAAAGATGACGACAAGCGCAAACATGGTGGAGCTGACGAGCCAGGTCGGCAGGCTGAAGCGCCCAAGAGGGGTGCTTATCGCCTTGGTCGGTAACACCAAGTCGTCATCGCCCTGCAGCCGAGTAGCCTGGGGGTCCGCATCCCGGCCGAGCAGCGTGTGGCCCAGGCTGGCGGCTTCGGCTCGCCTTTCCAGGCCGATCAGCTCCCTCCAGACCGTGTTGCGCTCCCAGACGACGTGCTCGCGCAGGTGTGACCGGAGAtccttggtggcggcggcttcgtcgCCGTCCGTGACGATCTCGGCGTAGGCCTGGACAATGCGCTGGATATGCTGTTCCAAAGACTTGGTCGTCTCTGGCTTGAAGGGGTAGGCAGAGTCGACAAAGCTGCTCATGTACTTTGACCGGAGCCGGCGGTCGCAAATCTTGTCAAACTTTTTGAGAATCTTGTTGAAGCCGGTCCTGTTGAGCTGGCTGTAGGATTTGAGCTCGCAGAGGCGGACGTAGACGTCGATGATTTTCTTCTTGAGCATGATGCCGTTGGAAAAGAGAGCGGCCTGCTCGGCGTAGTCATCGTACGTGACGCTCAGCCTTCTGAGCGACCTGGTGAGCTCGGTGGAAGCGGTcatgtcggtggtggaggccaACATGGCATTGGGGATCGTCCTGCGTCTCCCAAagcttccccttctcctcttggtGAGCCCGGTCGCCTCGCcgtccccgtcgtcgtcgtcactATCTTCTTGCCCATCATCTTCGGTTGAGTGACGGCTCCTGGCGCTCTGGCTGCGGTAGCGCAGCTGTGGTCGCTCGCTGGACCGGGTGGCGGGTCTTGTGTGCTCGTCGGCTCCCTCCTCGAATGCGGCCACCTCTTTCAAGAGGGCGTCGACCTCGTCTgtcagctccttctccttgatgacgTAGAAAGATGTGATCTTTTCCAGCTCGACATCGAGGGCGCGGGTGAAGATGGTTTCGGGGTCGTCATGTTGGATCAGGGGTCGCGACTCGCCGTCGCCCCCGGACGCGAGGTGGATCGACTTTTCGAGCGAGTATATTAGCTTCTTGAGGGTGCTGTAGGCGATGTAGTGGTTGCTCCAGTCCGGCACAGCATTGAACTGGATGCTGTGGGAGAACTTCATCTCGTCGTTGTGTTCGAGCCAACGGCGCTTCTCGGCCCGCCTGACGTTGTACCTGCGCTGCCGGTCGCGTGTTTTCTCGTTGTATTCCCGTTCCCGCTCCCGTTGTTTGTCGCCGGCCTTGTACTCGGCTAGCTCGTACTCTTCTCCAACGgtgctgctactgctgctccCTCCTCTGACAAGAAGGTCCGAGGTTTTGTGTGGTCGACGGGCTTCTTGTGGTGCGTAAAGAGAGGAGGGGACCTCCTGAAAGGCGGATGGGGGTGTAATTTTCAAAGATTTTGCCTTGACGGCATGCTGTGCAAAACAAAAGAAGGGGAGTTTTCTACAGCAAGGAAACAGGAACTGGGCGCAGAGATAAACCCATTGTGTCGGGTGGATGCAGCCATCGCCGTCATTCCGAGGACCCCCAGTGGTCCAGCGCTCAGGGCTGTCCCCACCAACCCGCGGCGCGGTCCACCAGCCTGTTGGTCTAGAATCTTGGAACGGCTTCCGGCACTATCAGACGAGGAGGATACAGAGGGTGTGTATTTTACTGTGTTTTTCTGTCTAGAAATCACACATTAGAAGTGTAGATTTAAAACAAGAGAGATGTTCTCGatctattttttttttttgaattGGAGAACTTCTCCTACAAGACCCCTATGACTTGCTGGAACATGTTCACCTCTTCTCCATGTTGCAATGACGACGTTTTTTGTAAAGCTCCAGACGAACAGGCATTACGTGCTTCTGCAAGCCGTTTGTGTAACCAGGAGTCAGAACTTGTGCATTTTTTGGGGAAAGCTACACCAGGCAGCATGAGAGGAACTCAATCAACCGAGAGAGATGGGAAGAGAGGCTGATGCTTTCTCGCCACATTCTGGCTCAAGGTTTGCTCTCTTCAGGCGTTTGAAACCTTCGTTGCCAACACTGACCGGAAAGTGTGGCTGCCACAGTGTGGGAGAACCTTGACGGCTCACCCAGTTCTCAGGGTTGTCTGCCGCAATGTTGAAGCACAAACCTCCCCCATGATTCAAGTTCAGAGACACTTTCTATCTTCACTATGATACCCTTTGAATTGAGTACGCTCTGTTATACAGAATACCGCCTGTAACCTTGGCCCAGAAAATCAAAACACCCGCCAAGCGTCTGTTACGTACTTTTTAGTGAGCATCACAAATGGTGACAGTCTCATCTCAGTTCTGGTACGCTGTGACTAATAAGATATCATTTGTATTTACCCCTTTTCACTGCCTCTCTTCCCCTCAATAGTCCTATTGCTTGCCTGCTGCGAGGTGAAGTGTCATAAAAGTACGGAGTATTTAGTCCTGTCCAAAATACATcatcaaccctaacccttatCACGCCCGCGCAATCACCTGCTGTCGCACGAGCTATGCCTAACCTCCAACAATGCGCGTCATTCGCAGCTCTGGAGGTGTCTATTTTCTGTCTCTTCTGCCGTGTTATAGCCTCCTCCGTCGCAGCTCCATGGCCCTTAAGTCTCCGCATTGATCCATCAGATTGTTGGGGTAAGCTGTTCTGTTCCTCTGGATATCGATGCTGCACatcccctctccaccgccgcgCCAGCTCAACACAGCGAGGAAGCTGGGTATCAATCTCCGCCCGGGACAGCTAACACCGCAACCGCAAACCTATTACCACATCTCGCGCCCGGCGCGGCGcgcaaacacacacacaataGTAATAGCCGTCCGCCACGATGCTGTCCGCATTCACGGCTCGGCCCATCATCGAGCTCAAGCAGCGGGACAAGTCCAAGATTGAGTCCATCTTGGCTTATGGTACACAGCTTCCTTACCACTGATCTACGGGCATCTACTAATTCATATATTGACAGGCGACCGCGTGCTCGTCGGCCTCAACACCGGCTCCCTTCGAATCTACCGAGTAAACgacatcccaccaccatccgatcccccaaaccaccccccctcccaaacctccaccagccaaccCTCCCACGatgaaccaccaccaacaccaccaccaccccaaaaaccaaccgacctcctccgcgagGTAGAAAAGTTCTCCCCCCGCGCCATCGAGCAGCTGGCCATCATCAAAGGAGCCAACACGCTAGTCTCCCTCTCAAACTACACCGTCTCCCTCCACGACCTCCaaaccttctcccccatcgaagcccccctctccaaaacaaaaaacgcCTCCACCTTCGCCGTAACAAGCAACGTAGTCCAGGACCCGTCAACAGGCGTCCCAGAGATCATCTCCAGGCTCGCCGTGGCTGTAAAACGCCGGTTGTTGCTCTGGTCATGGCAGGAGAGCGAGCTATCCCCCGATGTGACCGAGATACTACTCTCGGAATCAATCCGGTCACTAACCTGGGCAAACGCCACCAAGATCGTCTGCGGCATGAACGGCGGGTTCGTCATTGTAGACGTGGAGACGGGAAGTATAGAGGATATCGTCGGGCCAGGGGCGATCGGGAcgacgggaggggggggtgggacgGGACGTTTCGGGTCGGTGAGCGCTACTGGGATGTCGTATATGGGATTGGGGAGTTACATCCCTAAGCCGCTGTCTACCAAGCTCGCGGAGGGCGGGTTGTTGCTCGCAAAGGACATCAACACTTTATTCATTGACGATTCCGGGAGGGCGCTGGAGAAGCATCAGATCCCGTGGCAGTCTGCGCCCGAGTCGATCGGGTACAGCTATCCATACATTCTGGCTCTGCAGCCGCCGGTGAAGGGGACGCTGGAGGTGCGCAACCCTGACACGCTGAGTCTACTGCAGACGATCAGTCTCCCTGGTGCGGCGGCTCTGCACTTCCCCCCACCGACGGTTAGTGTCCAGCACACGGGCAAGGGATTCCACGTCCTGAGCGATAGGGCAGTGTGGAAAATGGAAGCGACGGATTACGACTCGCAGATTGAcgagctggtcaagaacGGGAGGCTGGACGAAGCGATCAGTGTGCTCGGCATGCTGGAGGACGCCTTGTTGAAGAATAAGACTGAGACTATGAGGGAGGTCAAGATGCTAAAGGCGGAGGTGCTGTTTAAGCAAAAGAAATACAGGGAGTCGATGGACCTGTTCAGTGAAGACGAGGTGGATGCCCCGCCGGAAAGAGTCTTGAAGTTGTTTCCCAGGATTATTGCGGGGGATTTGTCGGgtgtggaggagcaggaggagcaggaggagcagcagcagcaggaggaggaggaggaggaggagaagaggaagaagaaggatgattCTGATCATGAGGGGAGTACAGTTGGGAAGCACTCGGAGCCGGAGGTTGTcgcctctcctcccaaggctggcggggggggggtttgCAAAGTATTTGATGGGACATCGGAAGCAACAGCTTAATCCTGAGACTGCTTCTGTCGCCTCTTCGCGGCGGACAACACAGGATGATGACGCGGCTAGTGTTAGGGGGCGATCAAGCGAGGACCATCACGcacaggaggagaaggaaaaggattTGAAGAATGCGGTTCTGGAACTGAATTCATATCTTGCTGGTGCCAGGGCGAGGTTGCAGAGGGTGATTGATCCTGCTACGGGGAAACTGAAGCCGAGGAGGGCCCGGTCGGAGATGctctccgcctcccagaCGGCTGCTCAGGAGGATCTGACGCTTTCTTCGCGGCAGGTGGATGAGTCGGAGTTGCAGCTCGCGGCGGAGCTGCAGCACACATTCAAGATTGTGGACACGACGCTGTTTAGGGCGTTCATGTACTCGCGTCCGCAGCTGGCGAGCTCGCTGTTTCGGATACCGAATTTTTGCGATCCGGATGTGGTGAatgagaggttggtggagcATAATCGATTCAATGAGCTGGTTGACTTTTTCTATGGCAAGAAGCTTCATCGGGAGGCGTTGAATCTCTTGAGGAAGTTTGGGAGCTGTCCGGAGCCGGATGAGGCGGCGCCGGGCTTGCATGGGCCGCAGAGGACGGTGGGGTATCTGCAGGGGTTGCCGCCGGAGATGATTGATGTTATCTTGGAGTTTTCCGAGTGGACGCTGAGGAAGGAcccggggttggggatggaggttTTTTTGGCGGATACGGAGAATGCGGAGACGTTGCcgcgggagagggtggtggagtttttgaggggggttgatgtggcGTTGGAGACGAGGTATTTGGAGCATGTCgttggggagctgggggatgGGACGCCCGAGTTTCATAATCGGTTGGTGGAACTGTTTGTGGTGcagctgaaggaggggaagaagaaggatggggagtgggaggggttgatggggaggttggtgaggttttTGAGGGAGAGCAGGCAGTATAGCTTGGGGAGGGCGTTGAGCTGGATTCCGAAGGAGGGTGAGTAACTGGTCTGGCAACCTGTTTTTTTCATGGTTGGGGATGCTAATGATGGCGACAGATCCCTCCTTTTATGAGGCTCATGCGGTGGTTCTCAGCAACATGGGACAGCACAGGCAGGCGCTGGTGATATATGTCTTCAAGATGAAGGACTATGCCAAGGCAGAGGAGTATGTTTCTCGTGTTCTCCataccaaaacaaaaaaaaagtcccTTGAATTAACATGCACAGATACTGCAACCACATCCACAAGACACAagacctccccccctcttcgTCTCCTGACCAAAACGACACCGACAACACTGACCAGCCCTCCATCTACCACACCCTCTTGTCACTCTACCTTCGCCCACCCAGACCTCACAAGCCCAACCTTGGACCTGCGCTGGATCTCCTCTCAAAACATGGCTCCCGTCTGCCAGCTACTTCGACCTTGTCGCTTGTGCCAGATGATCTGCCTGTCGCGCAACTGGAATCGTATTTCCGCGGCAGGATGAGGAGCGCGAATTCAATGGTCAACGAGacgagggtggtggctgggctgaggaggacgagcCACTTGGCGGCGCAGGCGTTGTTGTACCTGGGAGATGGGATACCGGGGGGTCAGGCGGGGAGGAACAggagggtggttgttggggaggagaggatgtgtGGGGGGTGTCATAaaaggttggggaggagtgTGGTGGCGGTTTTGCCGGACAATAGGGTGGTGCACTatggttgtttggggagggtgactggggggaagggggaaaggCCGATGAGTCCGGGGAGTGTCAGGtcgggggatgggggggggttgaagaattgggggagggtttgaaCTGTATTTTTATTAGAGAAGGTAGTTGTAGAAAGTtgagtggggaggggaggggggggcacACCATTATTCACCCTCTGTTCGTTCAAAAATTTGTGATTATTATTCTGTTGATATGtgtggttgtttgtttttaTTTATGCTCAatcctcctcgacgacctcctctccgtagttctcctcctctttcttgtCCACCGCAGCTGTTCCGGCGCGGGCGTTGTCTTCTTCCATTCTTTGGGTGAGCtccttgttgatggtggcttgGAGAGAGTGGACCGAGTCCCGGAGCTGGGAGAGGGATTGCTGCTTGGCTTTTACCGCACCGGTCGAGGTGGGCgttgtttgggggagggagagggtgaagggggcgTTGGTTTCGGAGGTGTAGGTGGCTGTGATGGCGGCTGGGTTTGACATTTTGAGAGCTGGGGACGGGGGGCTGtgtggtgagtggtgaggtattggtggtggtgacggtgatggagggggtcgAGGTTTGAAAATGGTGGGACTCCGGGATGAGTGCCGAGAATTGCCCCGcctggggtgggtgggttatTGGGACTGTGCTGGGGTTGTGACAACGCTTCAGGAACAAGGTAGAGATGATGAGACGGCACAGTATAGAGAAAATATATGCTGCTTCGTACATGAAATGGACATCAAAACTGTTGTCTGGTGGTCGGTGAAGATAGTTTACTGAAAGTGAGGCttgggggttagggttctcTGTGGCGGTCCCCAGCTCAGCTGAATACCCGCTCTTCGGATCACTTCCGTCATCTGCAGCAGGGGTCATGGAACGCAGACGCTTGTGAAAGGCTTGTTGCTACGACCTGTTTACAGGGCAGAGTTCTCCAATCCCACAAAGATACCTATTCTCCGATTCAAGAAGATAACCTATTCTTCGATTCTTCAATTCTttactcactcactcactcactcggGGCAGCCAAGATGTAACACATCCTGGCCCATGATCCCAGGCACAAAACACAGCTCGAAACCGACTACTGCCAAAGGCATCATCTTACCTTAAACCTTACCCCATGCAGCCATCCAGATCCACAGGGACCCCAGGGAGCTTCTCACCCCTTCCTGGGGGGTCCAGTCCCGACCTGCCACGaccgagaccaccaccaccatcacgacgGCAAGAGTCGGCGACGTCGACGTCCACAGCCGACGACCTGAACATACCCAAGgcccgcgccgccgccgcgccGTCGCCCACGCCCATCTACACCAgcttcaccaacaacagcagcaccaccagcctaCAAAACTTCTCACGACCTACCCtatccaccgccgccgccgccgccgccgccgcccggtCCTACTCTCCCGCCACCGCAGAGACAATATCACGAAACGGGCCCTCACCCTTGACACTcccgccctcgtcgtcggcaacatccccagcagcatcatccaCCTTTTCGTCAAGGGTCGTCTCCCACGCGCGCAAGAACTCGCAGAATGCGGGCATGTTTGAGCCTACTCTACCCTCAACCAGCACCTCGAACCTCTCCcaagtcgtcgtcggcttgCATCACCAGCCCTCTCCCAAAATAAGCCCGACGCCTCCTCACAGGGAAATGTCAGCGAGCCAAATCGCCGCCCAAGCGGCAGTGATGAgccaccagcaaaaccagcaacaacaacaacaacaacaacaacaacaaagaaaCCAATCCCCCCACAACCGCCAACGATCATCCACCCTACCAATGCCAAACTCATCAGAaacagaaccaccaccccccccagccAAAAGAGTAAGCGGCGGACCGACAACAAtgaaccccccaccaccaccaccagtccTTAGCCTCACCGAAGCGAGCGGTCCGAGAGAAAACGCCTTTGGGGGGCAGACATATCACAACGGGTTACTAGGAAATCACACGCTcgccgcaacagcagcagccaaccTCGTCTTTCCCCGATCGGCGCAAACCTCCCCGGGTCTACAACAATCCAGcatgcctcctccccctcccccagcgaGCGAGAAACCCCCCAAGCCGGAAAAATCCAAAGTCCCCAAACTCTTCTCCCGCCCCGTCAAAatcggcagcagcaaaagcagCTCCGACGTGAAGGAGAAGCCGCTGCCCAGTCCAGGCAAGGGGGGTCTGCCCCATCCGTTTGCGGGGTTGCAGAGAGGAAACTTCAGCACCACGAGTCTGGAgtcgatgacgacgacgatgacgacgacgacgacgggggggcagcagcaggggggtggggggttgtaCAGTCTGTCCAATTCGAGTGTGGCGACGATACGTCctgctggtgaggaggggagcaaggaaaaggaaaaggagaagaggcacCATTTCTTGTCGAGGCAGAAAAACAAGTTGAAGGATGAGTATCATTTGCCATTGAGCTCGGCGATGAGTAATTCGAGGCCTACGGATCCGAGCGCGCCGAGTAGTTTGTATAATTTCAACATACCGCAGAGTCCGATGGCGGGATCGGTTGGGGGGTTTAAGAGCGGGTTGGATTTGAGGCACGGGGGACgggcgttgagggagaagaagaataagACTGCTGCgagcgaggagaagggggatgaTGCTAGTAGttctggggttgggagtgAGTGgcctggaggaggcgggagtgTTATTTcgggcgggggaggatcagggggagggggaggagggtcgaGCAGTGTTACGGCGCCGAGTTTGTATTTGAACGAGCCGTTTGACAGTCACAAGTACGGGCTGAACAACATGACGCATGATGATGCGTGGCCGTTTCTAAAGGCAAagttgttggttgtgtttgAGGCGGAGGATTTGAGGTTGCCGGTGGAGGATATCAACCGGGTGGTGACGATGCATATACAGTGGTgcctgctgaggaggagtccGAATTTGATCGTGGACGATTTGAGGGAGCTGTTGACGACGGGGTTTTCGAGTTTGGATCAGACGTTGAGGAAGACGCCGGAGGATAAGCTGATTCCGTTGCTGGTGGAGCTTTGGATCTTCACTTTTACTGTGATCCTGCCCTATATGCAGGCGGTTTTCTTGCCTCTGGATCTGGAGTTTGCGGGGAATGGGCCGTTGATGACGGCGGAACAGGCGAGGgatttttgggggggtgtaCCGACCTCTTCCACTACCAAGTCATCACCTCCGGGGTCGGAACCGGCCGTCTCCCCGGCTTCGTCGGTGCTTGAGGTCAGGAGGTTGGTCCTCCTTGCTTTTAGGGATATTGTCATACTGCCTCGGTACGACACCCTCAAGTCAATGTTCTCTCGTCTGTCCCTCGAATTCCTCCCCCAGATTCTGGCGAGCAAtgccctcgcctccccaCCGCTGCCGATTCCAAGCCCGGGATTTCACAACCAGGGGATTGCCTTCCAGCTGTCTGGCTCGccagggggtgggggtgggagtgatGCCTACTTGGTGTCGAGCAGTTCGTTACCGACAGCGCTGAAGGGGAGTGCCCCGCTTGATCCGGCGACTGCGTCTTAcaattccaccaccaccaccctgttTGGGGAGGGTTCCATCGCTGGTAACCGCTCCCGCGCCATATCCAACGTTTCGTACGGAAGCGACGGCGCGGTAACGAATCAGTTCTCGAGACCGTTCACACCCTCGAGCCTCAACGCGTTGGGTGTGGCGGGCGGGGTCGGGGCTGGGGTGGGCGGTGCGTCGGTTTTGTCTTCTGGTctggcggcgatgacgcatgcaccgccgccgccgtccgGGGTTCATCACAGTCTTAGGGATCAGAATGTGGAGGACAGTAAGCAGGTTACCGAGttaggggggaggatgttgcAGTGTATGTCTGTGTTGGCGTCgattggggttgggggtgggattggggaggggcaacaagaagaggaagaagggaacaggaaggtggaggagttggggaagttgttgaagttgaattggttagggagggggaggacggggaggaataggagggggttggttgggggacgggtgaagaggggggtgttggggacgggaggggggatggggttggggttggggattgaGGGGGGGATtagggaggaaggggttgttgggcgaggttgagggaggggagggggggaggggggaataTGATACCATGGGTCTTTTGGCGTTGGAAGCAGGAAAAAGTACACCTTATTGTATGGGCTTGGGATGGGAATTTTTTATGGGCCTGgttttgatggttggtggaagggggcGCTGGAAAATAAGGATGGGGGAACAGTGACAATTGCCTTATACAGAGTTACCTAAGGTACCTATACATGGAGGAAGCGAGCAAAAGATTATGAGTAGACCTTTTTTTAAAGGTGAATTGTAGAAAGAGTACTACTaatactactactactactactacttTTACTGTCGATATGGCTATGTGATTGTGTAAAACGAGAATAGATGCAGGGCAGTGAACAAGACATAGTACAACAAggttcttctctctctcggcaTTGATACAAAGAAAACCACACTTAGAAAGTgtaaaacaaaaaaagaagaaaactcTTTGCTTTCCCATCTCCTTGAATCCCCTTTTACcaggaaaacaaaaacagacTTTTATCTACACGTGCGCcaagtttttttttgcctATTTGGTATCTTAAAATGCAGAACCCTCCTTGGGGTTTGGAATATAAAAACAAAGAAAGGATGATAGTGTATGGGGGTATTTTTATTTAGGGTGACGTATTCAAAATCCAAAAGCAAACAGTCAGAAGTCAACAAAAAACTGGGTTTCTCCCTCCGTCTCTGTTTTGACTGGGAATTTAGGGCAAAACACAAAGATGCTGCTGCGTGGTTATATAATATAAAACTTTCAAAACCGAGAGCCACACCTCACAGCTCACAAACATTATATTCAAAACCAACTGCATCAACTTCGGCCCAAACCAAATATTCTCCTTTTTTAATAGGACAAGTCAAGAGGGACATGCAAGATAACGatgtcgacgacaacaacaactaaTGTAGGTAAcctaaccctcccccccctccctcctcaccaatGCCCAAAGAAACTAAAATAACGATTCCTCCCCTCAATTGACACCCAGTATAAAAAAACCACAGTTTCAACAAGCGAAAACAATAATCATTTGACATCACTTCCCGCTGCTTTGCTCAAACTTTCATTCTTCCTGTGCaagaaaaaccaaaaaaagggggtgtaTAAAACACAAACGCCCCAAGTTTCCTAGTTACcaataaaaaaaaggaacaagcaagagcagcagcagcaaaattccaaattccaaaaaaaaaaaaaacaagacaaCCAGATatcacaaaaacaaaaacagcaaACCAAAAGCAGTCAAGACGCctcgacaccaccgccaaagtcagagagagagagagccaaTATAGCAAGCCCATCCGTACACAATTCCCATACACATGCCCTCCCTTTTCACCCCTCCTCTtacccccaccccccaaatccaagTTGCGCCAGCCGCCCAGGAAAAGTGGAAGCGGACAAAACAACAAATTAGACACAAAAAGCTTTTAAGCTCACCCCAGCCCGCCCTTTCCCCAGGAAACACATTAAGCTGTTTTTGATGACGACAAGACACgaaccaaaaagaaaaaacggaagaaaaaaaagacaacctCATGCTGGGTTGCCCTTCATCCGCTTTTGCATCCTcggtgttgggggttgttttccCTTTCCTGGGATCCCAACCCCGTTCATCTGAGGGGTGCCCATGGCGCCCGGTGTTGGGGCAGACTGAGGGGTATCTTCTTCCTTCACTGTcgaccttctcctcttgtTACCTTGAGCAGGTGATGTGTTGGCGCTGGGGCCGCTCGAGCTAGTTCCTGGCTGGCTCATCTGGTGCTGCATCACGGGTGCCGCAAGCTGCCCGGGCGCCGGGCTGTTCACCACGTGCGGAGATCCTGGCAGTCCAATATTGGCCATGGCCGGGCTGGCACCCATGGGGAACTGGCCAAAACTGGGAGTCCTTGGCCCGCCCTGGGGCATTGGTTGCCCATTCATCCCTTGATGGGCACCCGAGTTGATCCGGCTGACATACTGCTCCATGGCGGCATAGGGCGCAATCCCAGGGTGGGCATGGAAGAAGTCGAATAACGGCGTCATTTGACCCATGATCTCCGACATCTTTGAAAACAGGCATATTAGCATTGGACTATTCAGAGTCACCGGAGATCATCATACCTCAAGAAACTGATACACGTGCCCCGGCACTGCTCTTCCTGGACTGACATACGAGTCCGGAAGCTCAAGATCTGGCGGGGGGCCTGCAGGGGTCTTGAGTTGCTTCGTcttgtttttcttgttcATTTCCGGAGATTGCTTGTTGTCTGGTGAGTTGAGAGCATGCCACTCCTTGACCCAGTTGTGGGCCGGCCGAGCGGCTTGAATAACCATGCTTCGGGGCACAAATTCCTCGAAATCTGTCGTGATGAACTCAAACAGCTCGAACTTTTGCTCACTGTCAAATGAGGCCCGCAGAATGCCGTCGGCAACCACGTGGCAGTTTTGATCAA from Podospora pseudocomata strain CBS 415.72m chromosome 3, whole genome shotgun sequence includes:
- a CDS encoding hypothetical protein (COG:S; EggNog:ENOG503NYK3), which produces MQPSRSTGTPGSFSPLPGGSSPDLPRPRPPPPSRRQESATSTSTADDLNIPKARAAAAPSPTPIYTSFTNNSSTTSLQNFSRPTLSTAAAAAAAARSYSPATAETISRNGPSPLTLPPSSSATSPAASSTFSSRVVSHARKNSQNAGMFEPTLPSTSTSNLSQVVVGLHHQPSPKISPTPPHREMSASQIAAQAAVMSHQQNQQQQQQQQQQQRNQSPHNRQRSSTLPMPNSSETEPPPPPAKRVSGGPTTMNPPPPPPVLSLTEASGPRENAFGGQTYHNGLLGNHTLAATAAANLVFPRSAQTSPGLQQSSMPPPPPPASEKPPKPEKSKVPKLFSRPVKIGSSKSSSDVKEKPLPSPGKGGLPHPFAGLQRGNFSTTSLESMTTTMTTTTTGGQQQGGGGLYSLSNSSVATIRPAGEEGSKEKEKEKRHHFLSRQKNKLKDEYHLPLSSAMSNSRPTDPSAPSSLYNFNIPQSPMAGSVGGFKSGLDLRHGGRALREKKNKTAASEEKGDDASSSGVGSEWPGGGGSVISGGGGSGGGGGGSSSVTAPSLYLNEPFDSHKYGLNNMTHDDAWPFLKAKLLVVFEAEDLRLPVEDINRVVTMHIQWCLLRRSPNLIVDDLRELLTTGFSSLDQTLRKTPEDKLIPLLVELWIFTFTVILPYMQAVFLPLDLEFAGNGPLMTAEQARDFWGGVPTSSTTKSSPPGSEPAVSPASSVLEVRRLVLLAFRDIVILPRYDTLKSMFSRLSLEFLPQILASNALASPPLPIPSPGFHNQGIAFQLSGSPGGGGGSDAYLVSSSSLPTALKGSAPLDPATASYNSTTTTLFGEGSIAGNRSRAISNVSYGSDGAVTNQFSRPFTPSSLNALGVAGGVGAGVGGASVLSSGLAAMTHAPPPPSGVHHSLRDQNVEDSKQVTELGGRMLQCMSVLASIGVGGGIGEGQQEEEEGNRKVEELGKLLKLNWLGRGRTGRNRRGLVGGRVKRGGMGLGLGIEGGIREEGVVGRG